One genomic region from Prunus dulcis unplaced genomic scaffold, ALMONDv2, whole genome shotgun sequence encodes:
- the LOC117613038 gene encoding caffeic acid 3-O-methyltransferase-like has product MASSLERKSHPKINHAEPEDEITKEEEEESFCYAMQLVGSSALSMSLQSAIKFGVFDIIAREGPGAKLSSSEIAAKIGTKNPEAPMMVDRILRLLTSHSVLNCSAVAANGGSDFQRVYSLGPVSKYFVNDEEGGSLGPLLTLIQDRVFMESWSQLKDAVVEGGIPFNRVHGMQSFEYPGLDPRFNQVFNTAMFNHTTIVIKKLLHIYKGLEDKNLTQLVDVGGGLGVTLNLITSRYQHIKGINFDLPHVVNHAPSYPGVEHVGGDMFASVPSGDAIFMKWILHDWSDEHCLKLLKNCYKAIPDNGKVIVVEALLPAMPETSTATKTTSQLDVLMMTQNPGGKERSEQEFMALATGAGFSGIRYECFVCNFWVMEFFK; this is encoded by the exons ATGGCTTCTTCATTGGAGAGAAAAAGCCATCCCAAAATAAATCATGCTGAGCCTGAGGATGAAATTActaaggaagaggaagaagaaagcttCTGTTATGCCATGCAGCTGGTGGGTTCTTCTGCGCTGTCCATGTCTCTGCAATCAGCAATTAAGTTTGGGGTTTTTGACATCATAGCCAGAGAGGGTCCAGGAGCCAAGCTCTCTTCGTCTGAGATTGCAGCCAAGATTGGCACAAAGAACCCTGAGGCTCCCATGATGGTGGATAGAATCCTCAGGCTCCTCACCAGCCACTCTGTTCTTAATTGCTCTGCTGTTGCTGCGAATGGTGGGTCTGATTTTCAGAGGGTCTACAGCCTTGGCCCTGTGTCTAAGTACTTTGTGAATGATGAAGAAGGTGGTTCTTTGGGGCCCTTGTTGACATTGATTCAAGACAGGGTCTTCATGGAAAGCTG GTCTCAACTGAAAGATGCAGTTGTTGAAGGAGGAATTCCATTTAACAGGGTCCATGGCATGCAATCTTTTGAGTATCCAGGTTTGGACCCCAGGTTTAATCAAGTGTTCAACACAGCAATGTTTAACCACACCACCATTGTCATCAAGAAACTTCTTCATATCTACAAGGGTCTTGAAGACAAGAACCTCACACAACTTGTTGATGTTGGTGGTGGTTTGGGAGTGACCCTTAATCTGATCACATCTAGATATCAACATATAAAGGGTATCAATTTCGACTTGCCCCATGTCGTAAATCATGCCCCTTCCTATCCTG gtgTGGAACATGTTGGAGGAGACATGTTTGCTAGTGTTCCAAGTGGGGATGCCATTTTTATGAAG TGGATACTTCATGATTGGAGCGATGAGCACTGCCTAAAGCTGTTGAAGAATTGTTACAAAGCTATTCCAGACAATGGAAAAGTGATTGTTGTGGAAGCACTTCTTCCAGCTATGCCAGAGACTAGCACTGCTACGAAAACCACTTCCCAGCTTGATGTGTTGATGATGACTCAAAATCCGGGAGGGAAGGAGAGGAGTGAACAAGAATTCATGGCCCTGGCAACTGGTGCTGGATTTAGTGGCATCAGATATGAATGTTTTGTCTGTAACTTTTGGGTTATGGAGTTCTTTAAGTAA